Proteins from a genomic interval of Medicago truncatula cultivar Jemalong A17 chromosome 3, MtrunA17r5.0-ANR, whole genome shotgun sequence:
- the LOC11424877 gene encoding alkaline/neutral invertase A, mitochondrial yields the protein MQALFYSALRCSREMLIVNDTTRDLVAAVSNRLSALSFHMREYYWVDIKKINEIYRYKTEEYSTDAVNKFNIYPEQIPSWLVDWISEEGGYFIGNLQPAHMDFRFFTLGNLWAIVSSLGTTRQNEGILNLIDAKWDDIIGQMPLKICYPALEGEEWCIITGCDPKNT from the coding sequence ATGCAGGCATTATTTTATTCAGCTTTACGCTGCTCTCGTGAGATGCTGATAGTGAATGATACAACCAGGGATCTGGTGGCTGCTGTTAGTAATCGCCTGAGTGCACTCTCCTTTCACATGAGAGAGTATTATTGGGTTGACATAAAGAAGATTAATGAAATTTATCGGTACAAGACTGAAGAGTATTCTACTGATGCTGTCAACAAGTTTAACATTTATCCTGAGCAAATTCCTTCATGGCTTGTGGACTGGATATCTGAGGAAGGTGGATACTTCATAGGCAATCTGCAACCTGCTCATATGGACTTCAGGTTTTTCACACTCGGAAACCTTTGGGCCATTGTCTCTTCTTTAGGCACAACAAGACAAAATGAGGGCATTTTGAATTTAATAGACGCCAAATGGGATGATATCATTGGTCAAATGCCTCTCAAAATATGTTATCCAGCATTAGAGGGT